The Ornithorhynchus anatinus isolate Pmale09 chromosome 1, mOrnAna1.pri.v4, whole genome shotgun sequence genome includes a window with the following:
- the ATP6V1D gene encoding V-type proton ATPase subunit D, producing the protein MSGKDRIEIFPSRMAQTIMKARLKGAQTGRNLLKKKSDALTLRFRQILKKIIETKMLMGEVMREAAFSLAEAKFTAGDFSTTVIQNVNKAQVKIRAKKDNVAGVTLPVFEHYQEGGDSYELTGLARGGEQLAKLKRNYAKAVELLVELASLQTSFVTLDEAIKITNRRVNAIEHVIIPRIERTLSYIITELDEREREEFYRLKKIQEKKKILKEKTEKELELRKAAGEVLEAANLLAEERDEDLLFE; encoded by the exons ATGTCGGGGAAGGACCGGATCGAGATCTTCCCTTCGCGGAT GGCCCAGACAATCATGAAGGCTCGCTTGAAAGGAGCCCAGACTGGTCGCAACCTTCTGAAGAAAAAGTCGGACGCTTTGACTCTTCGATTTCGGCAGATCCTGAAGAAGATTATTGAG ACCAAGATGCTCATGGGCGAGGTAATGCGAGAAGCTGCCTTCTCACTTGCCGAGGCCAAGTTCACAGCCGGGGACTTCAG TACCACAGTCATTCAGAATGTGAACAAAGCTCAAGTGAAGATCAGAGCAAAGAAAGATAACGTGGCTG GTGTCACCCTGCCGGTGTTCGAACACTATCAAGAAGGAGGGGATA GTTACGAGTTGACCGGTTTGGCCAGAGGCGGGGAGCAGCTGGCTAAATTGAAGAGGAACTATGCCAAAGCTGTGGAGCTGCTGGTCGAACTGGCCTCGCTGCAG ACTTCGTTTGTGACGCTGGATGAAGCCATTAAAATCACCAACAGGCGTGTCAATGCCATCGAACATG TGATCATCCCCCGGATCGAGCGCACCCTCTCCTACATCATCACCGAGCTGGATGAGAGAGAGCGTGAGGAATTCTACAG GTTAAAGAAAAtccaggagaagaagaagatcctcaaagagaaaacagagaaggAGCTGGAGCTACGGAAAGCAGCGGGAGAGGTGTTGGAGGCTGCCAACCTCCTGGCCGAAGAGAGGGACGAGGATCTCCTATTCgagtag